In Flavobacterium sp., a single window of DNA contains:
- a CDS encoding DEAD/DEAH box helicase, which produces MLFEDLSLSKSIQRAVFEEGYTNPTPIQEKSIPIVLSGRDLIGCAQTGTGKTAAFAIPIIHQLHRIVGSSKKAKQIRALVVTPTRELAVQIGQSFDTYSKYTNLTQLTIFGGVSQNPQVDALKNGIDILVATPGRLLDLHKQGFLDLNHLHTLVLDEADQMLDMGFINDVKKIVKLTPKNRQTLLFSATMPLAILELAEMFLQDPERVEVSPVSSTAENVEQRIYFVDKTEKRNLLYHLIKNENLSNVLVFSRTKHGADNVVKALRKKDIPAEAIHGDKSQNARQRVLDAFKNKEVGVLVATDIAARGIDIEQLPYVINFDLPNIPETYVHRIGRTGRAGNGGIAISFCGKDEEPYWKDIKKLIKVDVKIISDHPYQWHAGSPEAGEKPKNSNRSGGAHKSRKSNTSKKNKKRWY; this is translated from the coding sequence ATGTTATTCGAAGATTTATCACTTTCAAAAAGTATACAAAGAGCTGTATTTGAAGAAGGCTATACAAACCCTACTCCAATTCAGGAAAAATCTATTCCGATTGTTTTATCCGGACGTGATTTGATTGGCTGCGCTCAAACAGGTACCGGAAAAACTGCAGCATTTGCAATTCCTATTATACATCAATTACACCGAATTGTTGGTTCATCAAAAAAAGCAAAACAAATTCGTGCGCTTGTTGTAACACCAACACGTGAGCTGGCTGTTCAGATTGGACAGAGTTTTGATACTTATTCTAAATACACCAATTTAACGCAATTGACCATTTTTGGAGGAGTTTCACAAAATCCGCAGGTTGATGCTTTAAAAAATGGTATTGATATTTTGGTGGCGACTCCCGGCCGATTATTAGATCTGCATAAACAAGGTTTTCTTGATTTGAATCATCTGCATACTTTAGTATTAGATGAAGCGGATCAAATGCTGGATATGGGTTTTATAAATGATGTAAAAAAGATTGTAAAACTTACGCCAAAAAACAGACAAACTTTATTGTTTTCTGCAACAATGCCTCTTGCTATTCTTGAATTGGCAGAAATGTTTCTGCAGGATCCTGAGAGAGTTGAAGTTTCTCCCGTTTCATCTACTGCAGAAAATGTAGAACAGCGTATTTATTTTGTTGATAAAACAGAAAAAAGAAACCTGCTGTATCATTTGATCAAAAATGAAAATTTATCAAACGTACTTGTTTTTTCAAGAACAAAACACGGTGCTGATAATGTTGTAAAAGCACTTCGTAAAAAAGATATTCCGGCCGAAGCTATTCATGGCGACAAATCGCAAAATGCGAGACAACGTGTTCTGGATGCTTTCAAAAACAAAGAAGTTGGTGTTTTGGTTGCTACTGACATTGCTGCCAGAGGAATTGACATTGAACAGCTTCCGTATGTTATCAACTTTGATTTACCAAATATTCCTGAAACTTACGTGCACAGAATTGGTCGTACCGGACGTGCCGGAAATGGCGGTATTGCGATTTCTTTCTGCGGAAAAGACGAAGAGCCTTACTGGAAAGATATTAAGAAATTAATAAAAGTTGATGTAAAAATTATTTCAGACCATCCGTATCAATGGCATGCCGGAAGTCCTGAAGCCGGAGAAAAACCGAAAAACTCAAACAGAAGCGGCGGTGCTCATAAATCGAGAAAATCAAATACTTCTAAAAAGAATAAAAAACGCTGGTATTAA